The following coding sequences lie in one Drosophila gunungcola strain Sukarami chromosome X unlocalized genomic scaffold, Dgunungcola_SK_2 000021F, whole genome shotgun sequence genomic window:
- the LOC128260333 gene encoding pneumococcal serine-rich repeat protein isoform X1, protein MNNEQAPSLSDTPADPIPVGSGGAAGKLPTIIPDTPIVSIAAGTMSESTTTTTATKTTPTPIPQEQLITMMSDHVAPLDVGMAGLEQTSRSPEVRDGSQRAPAVGANHVATSSCNSNSSRGSDHKKSSTPSNSHSSTNHAAATEAGAAGAGSGDSPFSQVFAMMADSPSAELSHPNRRVLQYGATAKGKTQDDQNVGKRQKKKKTKYDAWEDSDFNDLDDASLKKLLEEAYWYRNPGDRKNKSERFLQMLEKAEYDEAISHRANKSGLTLNPSALASSAAAVGSSGGGGGGSSSAGHNSSYSSTNHRSTDPGQQRHKQGGSLQDLVEAAHRSELATTSAAAAAATAATTAATQRFNCDYQLSGRSNRRHQHNQNANSSSASVSASASKKIKNSYVSGRQREGGSLPSSVNFEPAAAMDAKQHKQQAQLSESTGGSISGVGYKNKHHHHRSSTGSCSSLPSHLSDRDPEAGIQFDMDDDKATGAGVGAGVGAGTSGVQHDYLLEQLEPQNPSMTFLLDALSGKQVQPAVAREAREAAASAGAAKEFLIDDPLHFSVLEVSARSQLQQQAYYLAAITGQFGLGLEEQKRKVETGYVSLNDHYTACSSVYGGGAGSPAAIEGSKPSTSSSTSSGGSTCGASSSSSSDALSGDLRPAKIGRMVSAAASAAAASMGGKATTRQLDENGNALSDGYGGNAASGVATSSNGNGNGNGNGNGNQFTALITTTVGASAVTSSMPHRQNSVSTLLSTGTNTATTAMAAAAVAASYSQLQQAPGGGTVGAPGSGIGIGMGLQQQQQQQQQPTKQKAKKKSQQERNTTTVDVESVAGYRGNDPVEQLVKYIENDVNGGGGGNGNGSGNSAAGQRKKDRKKQNKLKKSNSLEELRSCSKMEVDDLKRQSATTEMMRQKKGGGANNASGSSSSAASASSATSGKHNSSSVADINKNCNKEQQHQQQQQQQQQQQTQVQVRNSSSSTSSNPGSGSQQQQQHQQQRKGGERRSWGTEELQYLGDHQEMTPAAWSEPEMTVGGQKQLPLAAALARMSELDALNTVLSETAEFHVVTKKKKPKKQRAVTMDDAAVAAAASAGGNLQRMQQITKSASSNMMSQRTHYYTPYASNNNNNGASGNYKQQQQQQQQQQQQYQEHYQSQAGQQQQQQQQQQHRHHHHHHHYHHHHGGSAVANQVDGSRRKSTSSMPPSEKSDSSDLDSVHSLPIQTGKKKSLGGGGSNNNKQRAAQAASQRGQAKQQQQQQQQNNINSPAPISYADIARNKQEALNNATASDTELELGDKFQASKGGGKSKARPDFPELPGAAAAAAAAATPAAAGGSITSQVAQASNQNTAPSSSSSISYSQSLNATPASSSSDAEFTNSPELQMQEATPTPMAATSSSSVSSSSFAASSASSTATGTSTSSSTPPALQKSKSVEHDASYSCNSSNLDQQYPALEKTVKRHSTSNVSVAAAASSTTSSASLYNFAAAAKQQLAEKGSSSAAAAAAGAATTTSATATAQTAATVPGSSASSAPATTQASTSTTSPALALASLKAKTKPKELSPSSSSSSNSSNSSSSNSSSSVGSKKPAAKSSQEESITPKATTTQKTTAATQTEGAKKLVGGIHKLASSSSSCIAKGAGAVLEATGGRRAVIILNDDREAGRSGNNEFIFGDFNEDELKLFDDNLEDEGEAAEQQEEEEREDQHKQASNKHQQTEAAESDAGQDEIEDPDSEVENQGKRSEIKRQEQDVSGSSDQQLNDSGAASDAVNSSTSLDMLSISGEAAQSSPNATGATANSSSAASLINSSTPSGSSSASASTSTSSSSVSISSSSGGSGNGNGNGNGNGNGNGNGATCLASISGMLGGVANQSGDSGIYAAANTSIREHVNNFLTKASISEEAPAISMQQLETCNDIETAIIAAARAAAAARSSSCSRSNSQEQQEPMQLQALAKTTKTNPNPEAKVALPVFMAYNDDDEEDDESLQELSFMADLKADAGTTPAESEEITVLPSTQQSRPAMMTNTELIVDYIANTWNAIANSKYVTYYTEQET, encoded by the exons ATGAACAATGAACAAGCGCCGTCATTATCGGACACACCGGCGGATCCGATCCCTGTGGGatctggaggagcagctggCAAGCTGCCCACGATCATACCGGACACGCCCATCGTCTCGATTGCCGCTGGCACGATGAGCGAGAGCACGACCACGACCACAGCCACCAAAACGACGCCGACGCCGATCCCGCAGGAGCAGCTCATCACCATGATGTCGGATCATGTGGCGCCGCTGGATGTGGGGATGGCCGGCCTTGAACAGACCTCCCGCAGCCCGGAGGTCAGAGACGGCAGTCAGAGAGCTCCAGCAGTGGGTGCCAACCACGTAGCAACCAGCagttgcaacagcaacagcagcagaggCAGTGACCACAAGAAGTCATCAACCCCTAGTAATAGCCATAGCTCGACTAACCACGCTGCAGCGACAGAGGCAGGAGCGGCAGGAGCAGGATCAGGAGACTCACCCTTCTCGCAGGTATTCGCCATGATGGCGGACTCGCCCAGTGCCGAACTGTCGCATCCAAACCGCAGAGTCCTTCAGTATGGAGCCACTGCTAAGGGCAAGACACAGGACGATCAGAATGTCGGCAAGCgacaaaagaagaaaaag ACAAAATACGATGCCTGGGAAGATAGCGACTTTAATGATCTCGACGACGCATCATTGAAGAAACTTCTTGAGGAGGCCTACTGGTATCGGAATCCTGGCGACAGGAAGAACAAGAGCGAGCGATTTCTG CAAATGCTCGAAAAGGCTGAGTACGACGAGGCGATCTCTCATCGTGCCAACAAATCCGGCCTCACACTCAACCCATCCGCACTAGCGTCCAGTGCAGCGGCAGTAGGCTcgagcggcggcggcggcggaggcaGCAGCAGTGCAGGGCACAACAGCAGCTACAGCTCCACCAATCACCGGTCCACGGATCCCGGCCAGCAGCGGCACAAGCAGGGCGGCTCCCTGCAGGATCTCGTCGAGGCGGCGCACCGCAGCGAGCTGGCCACCAcctcggcggcggcggctgcagCGACGGCGGCGACTACAGCAGCAACCCAACGTTTCAACTGTGATTACCAGCTGAGTGGCCGCTCGAATCGCCGCCATCAGCACAACCAAAACGCCaactcctcctccgcctccgtctctgcctctgcctccAAGAAGATCAAGAACTCGTACGTGTCGGGTCGGCAGCGCGAAGGAGGCAGCCTGCCCAGCAGCGTTAACTTTGAGCCGGCTGCTGCCATGGATGCCAAGCAGCACAAGCAGCAGGCTCAGCTTTCAGAGTCTACAGGTGGATCTATATCTGGAGTTGGCTACAAGAACAAGCACCATCATCATCGCAGCAGCAccggcagctgcagcagccTGCCCAGCCATCTGAGCGATCGCGATCCGGAGGCGGGCATCCAGTTCGACATGGACGATGACAAGGCGACGGGTGCCGGTGTCGGTGCCGGTGTCGGTGCCGGCACTAGCGGCGTCCAACACGACTACCTGTTGGAG CAACTGGAGCCACAGAACCCCTCGATGACGTTCCTGCTCGACGCTCTTAGCGGCAAGCAGGTGCAGCCGGCGGTGGCCAGAGAGGCCAGAGAGGCCGCTGCGTCGGCCGGTGCCGCCAAGGAGTTCCTAATCGACGATCCGCTGCACTTCTCCGTCCTGGAGGTGTCCGCCAGGagccagctgcagcagcaagcCTACTACCTGGCCGCCATCACCGGACAGTTCGGGCTCGGCCTGGAGGAGCAGAAGCGCAAAGTGGAGACCGGCTACGTGTCGCTCAACGACCACTACACGGCCTGCTCCTCAGTTTACGGCGGCGGCGCTGGTTCGCCGGCTGCCATCGAGGGCAGCAAGCCCTCGACCTCCTCCTCGACCTCGTCCGGTGGCAGTACCTGCggcgcctcctcctcctcctcctccgacGCGCTCTCCGGCGACCTGCGTCCCGCCAAGATCGGACGCATGGTCTCCGCCGCAGCGTCGGCGGCAGCTGCATCGATGGGTGGCAAGGCCACTACG CGTCAGCTGGACGAGAATGGCAATGCATTGAGCGACGGCTACGGGGGCAACGCAGCCAGTGGAGTCGCCACCAGCAgtaatggcaatggcaatggcaatggcaacggcaATGGCAACCAGTTCACGGCCCTGATAACCACAACGGTGGGAGCGAGTGCAGTGACCTCGTCGATGCCGCACCGCCAGAACAGCGTATCCACGCTGCTATCCACGGGCACCAACACGGCCACCACGGCCATGGCAGCGGCGGCTGTGGCCGCATCCTACAGCCAGCTGCAGCAGGCTCCCGGCGGCGGCACAGTGGGTGCTCCCGGGTCGGGCATTGGCATCGGCATGGgcctgcagcagcaacagcagcagcagcagcagcccacCAAGCAGAAGGCGAAGAAGAAGTCGCAGCAGGAACGCAACACCACCACCGTGGACGTGGAGTCGGTGGCCGGCTACCGGGGCAACGATCCCGTCGAGCAGCTGGTCAAGTACATCGAGAACGATGTGAatggcggcggcggtggcaacGGGAACGGGAGCGGGAACAGTGCGGCGGGGCAGCGCAAGAAGGATCGCAAGAAGCAAAACAAGCTCAAGAAGAGCAACTCGCTGGAGGAGCTGCGCAGCTGCTCCAAAATGGAGGTGGACGACCTGAAACGCCAGTCGGCCACCACGGAGATGATGCGTCAGAAGAAGGGGGGCGGCGCGAACAATGCCTCCGGATCATCGTCCTCGgccgcatccgcatcctcgGCGACGAGTGGCAAGCACAACTCGTCCTCCGTGGCGGACATAAACAAGAACTGCAAcaaggagcagcagcatcagcagcaacagcagcaacagcagcagcagcagacacAGGTGCAGGTGCGCAAcagtagcagcagcaccagcagtaATCCGGGATCCGgatcgcagcagcagcagcagcatcagcagcagcggaaGGGAGGCGAACGGCGATCGTGGGGCACCGAGGAGCTGCAGTACCTGGGCGATCACCAGGAGATGACACCAGCAGCCTGGTCGGAGCCGGAGATGACTGTCGGCGGCCAGAAGCAGCTGCCACTGGCGGCCGCCCTGGCCCGCATGTCTGAGCTGGATGCTCTGAACACTGTGCTGTCGGAGACCGCCGAATTCCATGTGGTGACCAAGAAGAAGAAACCAAAGAAGCAGCGAGCCGTCACCATGGACGatgcggcggtggcggcggctgCCAGCGCGGGCGGCAATCTGCAACGCATGCAGCAGATCACCAAGTCGGCCTCCTCCAATATGATGTCCCAGCGGACGCACTACTACACTCCCTACgctagcaacaacaacaacaatggagCAAGTGGCAACtacaaacagcaacagcaacagcagcagcagcagcaacaacaataccAGGAGCACTACCAGTCGCAAGcgggccagcagcagcagcagcagcagcagcagcagcaccgtcatcatcaccatcatcaccaCTATCATCACCATCATGGCGGATCGGCGGTGGCCAACCAGGTGGATGGCTCGCGTCGCAAGTCGACCTCGTCGATGCCGCCGTCCGAGAAGTCCGACTCCAGTGATCTCGACTCGGTCCACTCGCTGCCCATCCAGACGGGCAAGAAGAAGAGcctgggcggcggcggcagcaacaacaacaagcagcGGGCGGCCCAGGCTGCCAGTCAGCGAGGCCAggccaagcagcagcagcagcagcaacagcagaacAACATCAACTCCCCTGCTCCCATTTCGTATGCGGATATTGCGCGGAACAAGCAGGAGGCCCTCAACAATGCCACGGCCAGCGACACGGAGCTGGAGCTGGGCGACAAGTTTCAGGCTTCCAAGGGTGGCGGCAAGTCCAAGGCGCGGCCCGACTTCCCAGAGCTGCCAGgcgcggctgctgctgctgctgcagcagcaacgcCAGCGGCTGCAGGTGGAAGCATCACCTCCCAGGTGGCACAGGCTAGCAACCAAAACACGGCGCCGTCCTCGTCCAGTTCGATCAGCTACTCACAGAGCCTGAATGCCACGcccgccagcagcagcagcgatgcGGAGTTCACCAACTCGCCGGAGCTGCAGATGCAGGAGGCCACACCCACCCCAATGGCGGCcacgagcagcagcagtgtcagcagcagcagtttcGCCGCCAGCAGCGCATCTTCCACAGCCACGGGCACATCCACCTCCAGCTCCACGCCGCCGGCACTGCAAAAATCGAAGAGCGTGGAGCACGATGCCAGCTACagttgcaacagcagcaacctGGACCAGCAGTATCCGGCGCTGGAGAAGACCGTCAAGCGGCACAGCACCAGCAATGTGTCGGTGGCCGCTGCGGCCTCGTCCACCACGTCGTCGGCCTCGTTGTACAAttttgcagcagcagccaagCAGCAGCTGGCGGAAAAGGGCTCATCctccgcagcagcagccgcagcaggagcagcaacaactacctcagcaacagcaacagctcaAACTGCAGCTACAGTTCCTGGTTCGTCCGCATCCTCAGCTCCAGCCACAACACAGGCTTCAACTTCGACTACATCTCCTGCTTTAGCCCTAGCCTCGCTTAAGGCCAAGACCAAGCCAAAGGAGTTATCTcctagcagcagcagcagcagcaacagcagcaacagcagcagcagcaacagcagcagcagcgtcGGCAGCAAGAAGCCAGCGGCGAAGTCTAGTCAAGAGGAGTCCATTACACCCAAGGCGACCACCACGCAAAAGACCACGGCTGCCACGCAGACCGAGGGAGCCAAGAAGCTGGTTGGTGGCATCCACAAgctggccagcagcagcagcagctgcattGCCAAGGGAGCCGGCGCTGTTTTGGAGGCCACCGGCGGCAGACGCGCCGTGATCATACTGAACGATGATCGCGAAGCGGGCAGGAGCGGCAACAACGAGTTCATCTTTGGCGACTTCAACGAGGACGAACTGAAGCTCTTCGACGACAATTTAGAAGACGAAGGCGAAGCTGCCGAGCAgcaagaggaggaggagcgggAGGACCAGCACAAGCAGGCCTCGAATAAGCATCAGCAGACGGAGGCGGCCGAATCGGATGCAGGCCAAGATGAAATCGAAGACCCAGACAGCGAGGTGGAGAACCAAGGAAAGCGATCGGAGATCAAGAGACAGGAGCAGGATGTGAGCGGCAGCAGTGATCAGCAGCTGAACGATTCCGGAGCCGCTTCCGATGCGGTCAACAGCTCGACCAGCCTGGACATGCTCTCCATTTCGGGGGAGGCGGCACAGTCGTCACCGAACGCAACCGGGGCAACGGCCAACTCATCGAGCGCCGCCAGTCTGATCAACTCGTCCACGCCATCCGGTTCGTCGTCCGCCTCGGCGAGCACCTCGACCTCATCATCCTCCGTCTCCATATCGTCCTCCTCGGGCGGAAGCGGAaacggcaatggcaatggcaatggcaatggcaatggcaatggaaaCGGCGCCACCTGTCTGGCCTCCATTTCGGGCATGCTCGGGGGAGTGGCCAATCAGTCGGGGGACAGCGGCATCTATGCGGCCGCCAACACGTCCATCAGGGAGCACGTCAACAACTTCCTCACCAAGGCCAGCATCAGCGAGGAGGCGCCAGCCATATCGATGCAGCAGCTGGAGACGTGCAACGACATCGAGACAGCCATCATAGCCGCCGCCCGTGCCGCAGCCGCTGCGCGGAGCTCCAGCTGCAGTCGCAGCAACtcgcaggagcagcaggagccaATGCAGTTGCAGGCGCTGGCCAAGACGACCAAAACGAATCCCAATCCGGAGGCAAAGGTGGCCCTGCCCGTGTTCATGGCCTACAACGACGATgacgaggaggacgacgaGAGCCTGCAGGAGCTGAGCTTCATGGCCGACCTCAAGGCGGACGCAGGCACGACGCCCGCGGAGTCGGAGGAGATCACAGTGCTGCCCTCCACCCAGCAGTCGCGTCCGGCGATGATGACCAACACGGAACTGATTGTCGACTATATCGCCAACA CCTGGAATGCCATTGCCAATAGCAAGTATGTCACCTACTATACCGAACAGGAGACCTAG